AGCTCAATGTCCTTCACCTCCACGCCAGTCTCGTCCACCTgagcagagagaagcagggtTGGCTTGGGGGGCATCAGGCTGACACGGGGTTGGCCCCATGAAGACAGCATCGCTCAacccagggtaggggcagggagggggaatggcACCCAAACAGGAGTAAGAGCCCCAGTTCTCAGCATGCTCTGCTAGACGCAAGGGCCAGCTGTGGGCAcacacctcctcctcctcgctctcctcctgcactgtgggcGTCTGTGTGTTCTCCTGGATGTTTGACACGGCTTCTCCTTGCACCTTGAACTTCTCAGCGgctgccagctgtgcttgctGGGACAGATCCTCGATCTGGGGGAAGAGGCCGTGGTGCAGTGAAGCTGTTGGGGGGGCTCTGCGGGCATCCCCAGAGCCCGGCCACCACCCCGAGACAAGGTGCCAAGGAACACTCCTGCCTTGCCCACACCCACGGAAGAAAAGTccccgccactgccaccacaacCCAGACATAGGTCAGTGAGAGACAGATGGCCCAGACCGCCCCCGCACCTTGGCCTCCCCGAAGACAATGTAAGTGTCTGACGCGGGGCTCTTGTACACGTCTGGCTTTGTGATGACGAAGAGGATGTTCTTAGATTTCCGGATGGTGACCCTGGTTACTCCTGTGACCTGGCGAAGGCCCAGCTTGGACATTGCCTAGAGAgcgaagggagcagggaagtatCGGGCTGGGGCTCATCGTGTCCCAAAGGGCTGGCACAGCCTCAGCACTGGACTGCTATAGAACCACGGTCAGAGATGGGGGGGTGAAGAGGGAAAGTAGAGGCCAGGTTTGGGCCTCCGTTTTACCATGGGACCCTGGGCTGACTCAGTGTGCTCTAGCTTCTCCCACAGACAGGGAAACTCAGAGCTGTGGGGGGTCACGAGCGCCCTTGAGTCAGGctgaggcagggctgaggctgggcctgacttcctgctgccaggctctcCCAGGCTGCCTGTAGGGGGACCGCACAGCTTGGACCACGTCAGCTCCTCCTCATACCTTCCGTGCCTTCTTTTCGCTCCGGCTCTGTTTTGCTTTGCTGACGGGTTCTTCATCTATTTCGGCGGCTGCTGCAAGCTGCAGGAACACAGGCAAGAGGACCATCAGACAGCAGTGGGGGTAGGCCAGTTGCTCCCATTGCTGGAGAGCTGCCCATGAAGCCCAGGGCTTATATCATGCCATCCACATCTTTCCCAGGTTTGCGCCCATCCCCAGTGCGGTAGGACCCTCCTCCCGTCTGGTGGGACCCTCACCTGTGCCTGCTGTGTTGTGGCCTGTGTGGAGTCCTGCTCCTCGAGCTCTGGGACGGATTCGTCGCTGTCGGACTCTGTGCCAGACCCTGGGGAGAGAAAATGGGTGTCAGGTTTCCCAGCACGGAGCGAGGGGCAGGCAGGCCCAGACAGAACAGCCAGACCTGCTCAGGCTGGGCCCCCACCGTGGTGCTGTGAATGTTGGATCTGTGGTGCTGGGTGCCCAGTTTGTTCTCCAGGCCCAGTGGATTACAAAGGCTGTGCCTTTCTCAGGACCCAGCTCGAGCCCTGACAACACAGTGCCATGTGCCAGACGCCAGCGTGAAGGTGGCTCCGGTCCCACCAGGGAGTAGGCCAGCGTAGCTCATGGGAACCAGATCCGATTCTCTTGGAGCCCGGCCTCTTGCTGGCTCCATTGGTGAGGTCAAACCCCCTTCGGGCAAGATGGCTCTGGGTCCTGTAAGCCAGtagctgtgccaggccctgaagTCCCAGGACTCAGGCTCTGCCAGGGGTGAAGCTGGCACAAATCTCCCTGTGAGCAAGGCAGCAGCTTGGTGGCCCTGTGCTGGCACCACCATAGTCTAGATACAGCCACAAACAGGTAGACTGGCATGTGCCCTCAGCCTGCAGGGCACGCTCGAGTGGCAgctgcaaccccccacccccccgaaaGGCAGGGAAGTGGATGGATGTGGCTGACACAGAGGGAAGCCAAAGCAGTGAGCACCTGCCTCATGGGCAGCTCCAGTGTCTGCATCCTACCCTGACCTCTGAAGGCCTTGGAGtgaccctgcagccccagatgcagaggcaggtgggctaGGGAGGGATGGGTTAGACACGCAGCAGACGCTGGcaaagcagctgcctggggctcaAACCGGGTGACTGGGAAACAGAGCTGaactcccccgccccccaagctgtgtgcatgtgtgtgggagcCCTGTTAGTGACACGCAACACCATGCAGCACCcgcagcctgcctgcccaccctggcccaggcaggctgtgggGATACCACCCTCTAGACTACCAAGCCGGGTTGTGGGTTAGTGCACAGCGGGTGGCTGGGGACACTCCATGCGCACAGCACACCCAGGCAACAAATACCCTTGTCATTCTTCAGCACAGGCGGCTTGGCCAGAGCCGGGGCCGCAGGAGGAGGAGCGGGGACATCGGCCGGGGCTGCGGCCGCTCTGGGAGAGGAGAGGTCCACCAGGACGGGCTGCAGGGGCGGCTCGTCAGCGGGCCCCTCCGGGGGGATCAGGGGCGGCAGCTCGTTGTCCTcaatggcaggagcaggggcaggggcaggaggtggggctttGGGAGTGGGAGCAGCTGAGGCtggaggagcagacagcttggcagggatgggggcaggtgacagcttCTTctcaggggcaggaggctgcgcTGCAGCACTCGCTGGGGTAACAGGAAAAGCAGGGAGGGCTACAGAGGCCGGACACGGGGCAGCTTGTGTTTTGGGgggctggacaggagccaggctGTCACCtgaggcagagctgggggtggcagACTCTGCTAATGCctctgggacaggagcaggagcccCAGCAGGAGAAAAAGGGCTCAGAGAGGCAGCAGGTAGAGTGGGGGTGACCAGAACTGGggccagaggggccccaggagaaagagatggggctggggcagctggaggaggaatagatgccctgggagaagctgtaagggtaggagagagagagaacaggggAGAGCCTGGAGCCTCagagggagctgggggtgcagggctaaGGAGGACCggagcccccagcccaggggaaGCAGGCGgaaggagggggggcaggagagaCTCAGGAGTGGGGGACTTGGgaggggcagcacatggcagagAAGTGGCTGCCAAAGGTGttctgggggcagaggtgggaaccTGAggggtcccaggggcagggagtggaacccCCACTACTGAGGTTATagggataggtgcaggggcagagctgggggttgGCACCATGGGTGATGTCACCGGGGccacagctggggctcccaagggagcaggagaggtcatgggggcaggggcaggagctggcagagagggGGGAGCAGCTGTGGCTGGTGTCCCAGGCTGTGGTCCAGGGGCTGTCAGGGaagcgggaggggagggggttgcaggggccaggactggaCCTGGTGGCAAAGCAGGGCCTGCTGCTGGTGTCGTGGGGGGAGACAAGggacctggggcagctgccagagaggcaggactCTGAGACAGAGCGGCAGCAGCCGGGATCCTGGGGGCAGGGCCtaccagagcagctgcagtgacagGAGCGGTGACAGGAGCCAGTGGAGGAGCAGGCAATGGCCCAGCTGTTGTCACAGGGGTGCCCAGGGggacagcagaggagctggggaTAAGAGGACAAATGGgagaggctggagtgggggaagccagggaggtggcagcagactgacagcctggagctgcagaAGCAGCTAGGGCCCCAgggacctgggctggggcagaggggctggccattgccatgccagctgctggagctgggagcttcATGGGACATGATAATTCAGGTGTCACCATAGCTGGGACcacaggaggggagaggggaggggcaggagaggccaGAGCCGGGGCCACAGGCtgagagcctggagctgcagaagcagctggggccccagggacctgggctggggcagaggggctggccatTGCCACGGCCATGCCAGCCACTGGAGCTGCGAGCTTCATGGGACATGATAATTCAGGTGCCACCATAGCTGGGACcacaggaggggagaggggaggggcaggagaggccaGAACCGGGGCCACAGGCtgagagcctggagctgcagaagcagctggggccccagggacctgggctggggcagaggggctggccatTGCCACAGCCATGCCAGCCGCTGGAGCTGCGAGCTTCATGGGACATGATAATTCAGGTGCCACCATAGCTGGGACcacagaaggggagaggggaggggcaggagaggccaGAGCCGGGGCCACAGGCtgagagcctggagctgcagaagcagctggggccccagggacctgggctggggcagaggggctggccatTGCCACAGCCATGCCAGCCGCTGGAGCTGCGAGCTTCATGGGACATGATAATTCAGGTGCCACCATAGCTGGGACcacagaaggggagaggggaggggcaggagaggccaGAGCCGGGGCCACAGGCTGAGAGCCTGGAGatgcagaagcagctggggccccaaggacctgggctggggcagaggggctggccacTGCCATGGCCATGCCAGCTGCTGGAACTGGGAGCTTCATGGGACATGATAATTCAGGTGCCACCATAGCTGGGACcacaggaggggaaagggggggggcaggagaggccGGAGCTGTGGccatggggaggggatgggaggcaggaggggccGGTGCCgaggccacagggcagggaggggcagcaggaggggctggagctgtggccatggggaagggaggggagacagGAGGGGCCAGAGGTGGGaccatggggcaggaaggggaggcaggagaggcCAGAGTCAAGGCCATAGGGGAGGAAGGAGCGAGAGCTGGGGCCACggggcagggagaggccagagctGTGGctacagggcagggagagggggcaggaggaggcagagctggggtcACGGGGCAGGGTGGGTTGGGCTGCCCTGGTTCCAGGGCCAGGCTagcaggggcactgggagggcccagtggggcaggggcagagtcaggAGGGGCAGCGCATGATGGAGATGGAGGTGGGGCCAGCGCCGGGGGAGGAGCAGACGTGGGAGCTGGAGAGACGGGAGGAGCAGCTGGAGTGGAAAGAAGACAAGTCAGCGCGGTCAGGAAAAACGGGGAAAAAAGGCGAGAGCTACCAGCACACCCAGGTCACCGATGGCCCCCCCGCCGCTGAGGGAGACAGGACCGAGACGGGCACCAGGGAAAGCGCCTCCGTGACCCATCGCAGCATCTGAGTGCCAGGACATCAGGATGCCCATGAGCTGCTGCAGCCCATGCCCTGCCAAGGCTAGGTCCATGTGACAGGGTGCTGCAGGCCACAGAGGCCCCAAGCCCTGGCATGCTGCAGGCTACCCTGACCctccaggg
This sequence is a window from Alligator mississippiensis isolate rAllMis1 chromosome 15, rAllMis1, whole genome shotgun sequence. Protein-coding genes within it:
- the NACA gene encoding nascent polypeptide-associated complex subunit alpha isoform X2 — protein: MPGEATETVPATEQELPQPQAETAAPPVSPAPTSAPPPALAPPPSPSCAAPPDSAPAPLGPPSAPASLALEPGQPNPPCPVTPALPPPAPSPCPVATALASPCPVAPALAPSSPMALTLASPASPSCPMVPPLAPPVSPPFPMATAPAPPAAPPCPVASAPAPPASHPLPMATAPASPAPPLSPPVVPAMVAPELSCPMKLPVPAAGMAMAVASPSAPAQVLGAPAASASPGSQPVAPALASPAPPLSPSVVPAMVAPELSCPMKLAAPAAGMAVAMASPSAPAQVPGAPAASAAPGSQPVAPALASPAPPLSPSVVPAMVAPELSCPMKLAAPAAGMAVAMASPSAPAQVPGAPAASAAPGSQPVAPVLASPAPPLSPPVVPAMVAPELSCPMKLAAPVAGMAVAMASPSAPAQVPGAPAASAAPGSQPVAPALASPAPPLSPPVVPAMVTPELSCPMKLPAPAAGMAMASPSAPAQVPGALAASAAPGCQSAATSLASPTPASPICPLIPSSSAVPLGTPVTTAGPLPAPPLAPVTAPVTAAALVGPAPRIPAAAALSQSPASLAAAPGPLSPPTTPAAGPALPPGPVLAPATPSPPASLTAPGPQPGTPATAAPPSLPAPAPAPMTSPAPLGAPAVAPVTSPMVPTPSSAPAPIPITSVVGVPLPAPGTPQVPTSAPRTPLAATSLPCAAPPKSPTPESLLPPLLPPASPGLGAPVLLSPAPPAPSEAPGSPLFSLSPTLTASPRASIPPPAAPAPSLSPGAPLAPVLVTPTLPAASLSPFSPAGAPAPVPEALAESATPSSASGDSLAPVQPPKTQAAPCPASVALPAFPVTPASAAAQPPAPEKKLSPAPIPAKLSAPPASAAPTPKAPPPAPAPAPAIEDNELPPLIPPEGPADEPPLQPVLVDLSSPRAAAAPADVPAPPPAAPALAKPPVLKNDKGSGTESDSDESVPELEEQDSTQATTQQAQLAAAAEIDEEPVSKAKQSRSEKKARKAMSKLGLRQVTGVTRVTIRKSKNILFVITKPDVYKSPASDTYIVFGEAKIEDLSQQAQLAAAEKFKVQGEAVSNIQENTQTPTVQEESEEEEVDETGVEVKDIELVMSQANVSRAKAVRALKNNSNDIVNAIMELTM
- the NACA gene encoding nascent polypeptide-associated complex subunit alpha isoform X4 yields the protein MPGEATETVPATEQELPQPQAETGSGTESDSDESVPELEEQDSTQATTQQAQLAAAAEIDEEPVSKAKQSRSEKKARKAMSKLGLRQVTGVTRVTIRKSKNILFVITKPDVYKSPASDTYIVFGEAKIEDLSQQAQLAAAEKFKVQGEAVSNIQENTQTPTVQEESEEEEVDETGVEVKDIELVMSQANVSRAKAVRALKNNSNDIVNAIMELTM
- the NACA gene encoding nascent polypeptide-associated complex subunit alpha isoform X3 → MPGEATETVPATEQELPQPQAETVTAPSAPGEARGALVGATLAAEETKAAATKRPEVAGEGSPAEAAPELSGSGTESDSDESVPELEEQDSTQATTQQAQLAAAAEIDEEPVSKAKQSRSEKKARKAMSKLGLRQVTGVTRVTIRKSKNILFVITKPDVYKSPASDTYIVFGEAKIEDLSQQAQLAAAEKFKVQGEAVSNIQENTQTPTVQEESEEEEVDETGVEVKDIELVMSQANVSRAKAVRALKNNSNDIVNAIMELTM
- the NACA gene encoding nascent polypeptide-associated complex subunit alpha isoform X1 translates to MPGEATETVPATEQELPQPQAETVTAPSAPGEARGALVGATLAAEETKAAATKRPEVAGEGSPAEAAPELSAAPPVSPAPTSAPPPALAPPPSPSCAAPPDSAPAPLGPPSAPASLALEPGQPNPPCPVTPALPPPAPSPCPVATALASPCPVAPALAPSSPMALTLASPASPSCPMVPPLAPPVSPPFPMATAPAPPAAPPCPVASAPAPPASHPLPMATAPASPAPPLSPPVVPAMVAPELSCPMKLPVPAAGMAMAVASPSAPAQVLGAPAASASPGSQPVAPALASPAPPLSPSVVPAMVAPELSCPMKLAAPAAGMAVAMASPSAPAQVPGAPAASAAPGSQPVAPALASPAPPLSPSVVPAMVAPELSCPMKLAAPAAGMAVAMASPSAPAQVPGAPAASAAPGSQPVAPVLASPAPPLSPPVVPAMVAPELSCPMKLAAPVAGMAVAMASPSAPAQVPGAPAASAAPGSQPVAPALASPAPPLSPPVVPAMVTPELSCPMKLPAPAAGMAMASPSAPAQVPGALAASAAPGCQSAATSLASPTPASPICPLIPSSSAVPLGTPVTTAGPLPAPPLAPVTAPVTAAALVGPAPRIPAAAALSQSPASLAAAPGPLSPPTTPAAGPALPPGPVLAPATPSPPASLTAPGPQPGTPATAAPPSLPAPAPAPMTSPAPLGAPAVAPVTSPMVPTPSSAPAPIPITSVVGVPLPAPGTPQVPTSAPRTPLAATSLPCAAPPKSPTPESLLPPLLPPASPGLGAPVLLSPAPPAPSEAPGSPLFSLSPTLTASPRASIPPPAAPAPSLSPGAPLAPVLVTPTLPAASLSPFSPAGAPAPVPEALAESATPSSASGDSLAPVQPPKTQAAPCPASVALPAFPVTPASAAAQPPAPEKKLSPAPIPAKLSAPPASAAPTPKAPPPAPAPAPAIEDNELPPLIPPEGPADEPPLQPVLVDLSSPRAAAAPADVPAPPPAAPALAKPPVLKNDKGSGTESDSDESVPELEEQDSTQATTQQAQLAAAAEIDEEPVSKAKQSRSEKKARKAMSKLGLRQVTGVTRVTIRKSKNILFVITKPDVYKSPASDTYIVFGEAKIEDLSQQAQLAAAEKFKVQGEAVSNIQENTQTPTVQEESEEEEVDETGVEVKDIELVMSQANVSRAKAVRALKNNSNDIVNAIMELTM